The genomic DNA CCTCTTTCGTCTTTTTATTGGTCAATATATACGTGAGAGGCTTTCTATCTAAATAATCATATTTACCGTTCAACGTTTCGCGTAATTGCGTCGCGATACCATCAATAGGGAGTTTAACTGCGGTTGCGGTCGGTGTTACTTTAGTTGTCGTGGCGGTGTTGACGAATTTTCCATCGGTCCAAATTCCTTCGATCGTGATGCCGGCGAGCTTGTTAAATTGCTTTCCGGTGCCGTGCTGCTTATCGTTTACGAATCCGCCGATGTAGTAGCTGCCGTTTTTGAATGTATACGTCGCCTGGCCTTCTCTGAGGTTATTCACCCAGTCGCCGTCATAGGTGTCGCCGTTTGTATAAGTGACCTTGCCCTTGCCGTTACGTTTGTCATTAGCGAATTGTCCGACATAAACCTCGCCGCTTTTCTTTACTGTTTGGGTTCCTTGGCCGGATCGAACATTGTTAGTCCAGACGCCGTCGTAGGTATTTCCATTGGCGGAAAGGAAAATGCCGCGACCTTCCATCTTGCCGTTGACGAAATCGCCGACGTAGGACGAACCGTCCGTATTAATGACCTTACCTTTGCCGCTTCCACGTCCATTTACAAAATAGCCCTCGTAAGTGTTTCCGTTTGCAAAAAGGTATTTCCCAAAGCCGTTGAGGCAATTGCCGGACAGGCATTTCGTGGTGGTCGAGGCAATTGGCTTGGCAGTCGGAACCGCGTCGTCATATTTTGCTCCGCCCTCGAAGGTCATCTGACCCGTGGTTGTGCTTGGAGTTGGCTTTGGGGCCGGTGCATTAGGAGAAACGCCATCTTTCCATGTTCCGCTTATCGTATTGTCCGTTTTCTTGTTGTAATATTTCCCCTCGCCGTGCTGCAAATTGTTTTTCCAAAAGCCGATGTAGTAGCTACCGTCTTTGAAATAGTAGGTCGCCTTGCCGTCTCTGTTGTTATTGACCCAATTGCCGTAATAGATGTCGCCGTTCGCGTAAGCGCAGCGTCCAATACCATGTCGTTTGTCCAGCAACCAATCACCTTCGTACACCTCGCCATCGAGGTAGATCGCCTTTCCTTTTCCGCTACGCTGATTCAGTAGCCAACCGCCCTCGTACGTTTCGCCGTTCAGATAAGTGATCTTGCCTTTGCCGGTGTAAGTGCCCTTGGCAAATTGCCCGACATACACAATGCCTGCTTTAGTCCTATATGTGCCGCTGCCATGCGCTTGGCTATTAACGAAATCACCGTCGTAGGCATCGCCATTTGTATAGACGATCGTGCCTTTGCCGTTCACACAGGTGCCGGCAACGCATTTGTCGAAGAAAATCGAGCTCGTCGAACTTTCGCTTGAAATGAGAGCTATCTCCGGCAACGTTATCGCGGACGCAATTGTAATTTGTGCAGCAACGGCAAACGCCACTGCGAGGAACATTTTGCTGTTATTCATGTTTGATCTTGTTTGAGGGCGAAGAGCCACGTCGCTATCGCTCCCGGTTCTGACAAGCGTCGATCATCTCTTTAACTGCCTGGTTCAATCCGACAAAAACGGCGCGCGAGATGATGTTGTGACCGATGTTGAATTCGGTGATCTCGGGAATCGCGGCGAGGGCCGCGACGTTGCGGTAAGTGAGGCCGTGACCGGCGGCGACGATCATGCCGAGCGAACTCGCGTGGACGCACGATTCGCGAATGCGGCTGACCTCGGCGGCGGCCTTTTGGGCACCTTCGCCGTGGGCAGCTCTGGCTGAAAGTGTGAGTTCCGCGTATTCCGCGGTACAAAGTTCGACCTGCTGGGCACCGGCCTTTTTAGCCGCGTCGATCTGGGCCGGGTCAGGGTCAATAAAAATACTTACGAAGATCCCGGCAGCTTTCAATTGCCCAACAGCCCAACTAACGGGCTCAAAATTACCGGCAACGTCGAGTCCGCCTTCGGTCGTGATCTCATTCGGCTTTCAGGGACGAGAGACGGCGTCGGGTTTTGTTCGAGTTGCGATCGACACCATCTCGTCGGTCGCGGCCATTTCGACGTTTAGATATGTTGTAACGACATCCCGCAGCAGTTCGATATCACGGTCCTGAATGTGGCGGCGGTCGCCGCGAAGATGAACCGTAATGCCGTTGGCACCAGCCTGTTCGCAGATGACGGCGGCGGTGACGATGCTCGGCTCGATGGTCTTGCGAGCTTCGCGAATAGTTGCAACGTGATCGATGTTGACGTTTAACTTAGCGGCCATAATAAGAAGAATTTACCACAGAGGCACGGAGGACACAGAGAGAGGAAAAGAATTTGCCGCGAAAAGCCGCAAAAAGAGCAAAACAGTACGCCGACTCCTTTACCTTTGCAGAACAAACCCTGCGACCTTCGTGCCTCTGTGGTGAATTATTCTAGGTCATAGAGGCCTTGTCGAGCATTTCGCCGGATCTGGTTTAGTTCGCTGATCATACGGCGCGTGTCGCGGAGGACATTGACCTTTGAACCAGCGACGTCGTTCCAACGGACGGGGATCTCGGCGAGCTTCAAATTGTGATACTTTGCGACGAATAGAAATTCGACGTCAAATCCAAATCTGTCGATCTGCATTACATCGAGCAGTGGCCGGAATTTGGCGAGGTTAAATGCCTTGAAACCGCACTGCGTGTCGGCAAAAGGCAGGCCGGACATTGTGCGGATAATGAGGTTCATCACTTTGCCGCCCTGTTCGCGACGCCACGGTTGGTGTGTGCCGATCAGGCTGCGGTCGATGGCCCGCGAGCCAAATGTGACGTCATATTCACCGCTTCGGATCGGATCAAGCAGTTTGTCCATCTCCTCGATCGGCGTCGAAAGGTCGGCGTCGCTGAAAAGGGCAAGATCTGACTTCGCCGCTAAAAGTCCGGTCTTTACGGCGAAACCTTTACCTCGATTCTCTTCGTATCTAATGATATTGGTTTCAATGCGGGGAAACGCTGAGGCCGATTCGCGCGCCACTTCGGCCGTTTGGTCGCCCGAGCCGTCATCGACGATGATCAACTCGGCATTGATCGAATCGATATCGATAAAGTCGAGAATTTTCGTCATCGTGACGCCGGGGCGGGCCTCTTCGTCAAATGCGGGCACTACGATTGATAGATCAATGCTCATCAAGCAAAAAGGTAATAGTAGAGTTTTGGCGGACAAAAGTAAATTGCAAACCTGACGCCGCGACTGCATCAAAAACAAAGAGGCATTTATGCTATAATCTCACGTTTAGGACGAGTAGACGATGGACAAGAAATTCCCGGTCATTGCATTGATGTTGGTCGCTGTGGGAGCCGCAGTCGGCGGATTCTTCGGCAAAATGCCCGTTCGCACTTCGGCGGAGGCCGGCGTGACGACCGAACGTGTAGCTGCCGATTATAATGAAGCGTTGGGGCTCATCGAAGCGAATTATGCAGGCAAGGTCGATCATGAGAGGATCACCGACAGCTCGATGCAGGCAACGCTCTGGACGCTTGATCCCCATTCCTCGTTTTTTAGCCAAGCCGAGTTAAGGAAGATGGACGAGGAGCAAGCCTCGCAGTTCTACGGCATAGGCGTCTCGATCTTGCAGCATCATAACGGCGTCTATATTCAATCGGTGGTACCGGGCACGCCGGCTGATAAGTCCGGCTTGCGGTACGGCGACCGAATTATGGCGGTCGACGGAAAAGACGCGACAGAATGGACCAGCGCTGAAGTATCTAAGAATGTCCGCGGCGAACGCGGAACAACGGTTAAAGTAAGTCTTGAACGGGTCGGGTCAGCGGTCCAGGATTTTGAAATTGTCCGCGGCGGCGTGCCGCTGCCGTCGGTCCGCAATTACTTCATGCTGCCCAATTCGGTCGGCTATATCGGATTCACCGGCGGTTTTCAGCAGACCTCTGCCGAAGAGGTAAAAGCATCTATCGCGGAGTTGAAAAAACAAGGTATGAAGGGGCTTGTGCTGGACCTGCGGGGCAACCCCGGCGGAATTCTGGAACAAGCCATTGGAATCGTCAGCCAGTTTGTTCCGGCCGGGCAGACCGTCGTTTCAGTAAAATCAACTCGCTCATCCGCCGCCCGCGAACTCAAAACCGTCGGCGGAACAAAAGAGACGTTTCCGATCGTCGTGATGATAAACGGCGGCTCGGCCTCAGCGTCGGAGATCGTCGCCGGGGCATTACAGGATTACAATCGGGCATTGATCGTCGGCA from Acidobacteriota bacterium includes the following:
- a CDS encoding glycosyltransferase family 2 protein, with the translated sequence MSIDLSIVVPAFDEEARPGVTMTKILDFIDIDSINAELIIVDDGSGDQTAEVARESASAFPRIETNIIRYEENRGKGFAVKTGLLAAKSDLALFSDADLSTPIEEMDKLLDPIRSGEYDVTFGSRAIDRSLIGTHQPWRREQGGKVMNLIIRTMSGLPFADTQCGFKAFNLAKFRPLLDVMQIDRFGFDVEFLFVAKYHNLKLAEIPVRWNDVAGSKVNVLRDTRRMISELNQIRRNARQGLYDLE
- a CDS encoding S41 family peptidase — encoded protein: MDKKFPVIALMLVAVGAAVGGFFGKMPVRTSAEAGVTTERVAADYNEALGLIEANYAGKVDHERITDSSMQATLWTLDPHSSFFSQAELRKMDEEQASQFYGIGVSILQHHNGVYIQSVVPGTPADKSGLRYGDRIMAVDGKDATEWTSAEVSKNVRGERGTTVKVSLERVGSAVQDFEIVRGGVPLPSVRNYFMLPNSVGYIGFTGGFQQTSAEEVKASIAELKKQGMKGLVLDLRGNPGGILEQAIGIVSQFVPAGQTVVSVKSTRSSAARELKTVGGTKETFPIVVMINGGSASASEIVAGALQDYNRALIVGSDSFGKGLVQRVFRLPFGTGLTLTTARYYTPYGRSLQRDYSSGSIYDYYSHLADSPDTPTEDIAPKPAGSPVTLPNGRVLYGGRGIEPDVQVAATKPSPLRSRINEAAFFFVRQMVAGKVAGFDSLKTEKQTFKQVLAPNEFQVTDKMLDAFRSFVAADKVYGLTAENVSSQLDHTRTRIREELATAHYSSEAGVQVLLEVDPQVAKAIESMPEAAKLTESGGLFRAAK